GCGTAATTTATATTTGCTTTGGGAAAAAGAAGAAAAAGCTAAGACCTCCCATGTTGTATGTGAGCAATTTGAATATGGGAAAATTATTAAGTGGTTAGATCAGGTAAGGGGTTCTCTATCAGTAACTTTAAAAGAAAAGCAAATTTTGCAGGAATTTAATTTGAAATATGGCTGGTCGACAGACTTTATTTTAATTTTTCTGCAATTGTGCTTTACTCGCGGGCAAAATATTCCTCGAAAATATCAGCCGATTGCTAAAAAAGTGTATTTGCAGGGTATTCAAACCATTGATGAGTTAGCGGCTTTTATGAGTAATTTAGATTGGATTTATTATCAAGTTAGTGAAGTAAAAAAATGTGTGGGACAATATGGGGGGGTTACTACTCCACAACGGGAAATGTATTTAAAATGGACTAATCAATGGAAATTTAGTCATCAAGTAATCATGCGGGCCGCAGAAGAGACCGTGCGCACTAATAATCCTAGTTTCAGATATATTGACGGGATTTTAAAAGATTGGTATCAAAAACAGGTGACCAATGTCAGTGAGGCGGAAAAGGCTTTACGGGAGCATGACCGGCAAAAACCTCAAAAAGTAGTGAGAACGACTGGAAGAAAACGTATTAGTCGAGTAGATCAGCGGGATTGGGAAAAAATATTGGGTATTGAATAGGGTGATTAGGAGATGTCAATTGTAGATCGTGCTTTACGCCGGCGGAAAAAAATTGCCGAATGGGAAGCAAATCTAGAGGAACTTTATAAAAAATATCCGCGTTTGGGAGAAATTGCCCATTTATTGGCCCAAATTTCCCTGGAAGTGGTTTATTTGCAAATGGGACAAGGGAAAATGGGTCTTACTCTGGAGGAATTAAATAAAAAAAGAACGGCTTTACTTAACGAAAAAAAGGCTCTTTTTGAAAAATATGCTTTACCAGAAAATATTGAAGCCGTCAAGTGGGATTGTCCTCTATGTGAAGACCGCGGTTTTTTGAATGTTGGTGAAAAATGTGCTTGTTTATTGGCCGAAGAAAGTCAACAGCGTTGGGAATTGAGTGGTTTGGGGCCCCGACAAAAAAAACAAACTTTTAATTCTTTTTCTTTGAAATGGTATGAAGATAAAAAACGTTATAGGACTATTTTAGAGGAATGTGTCTCTTTTGCCGAAAATATTTGTCGAGGTAAAGCTGTGGACAATCTTTTATTATGTGGGAATATTGGTACTGGAAAAACACATCTCTGTAGTGCAATCGCCAATTATGTTCTACAGGCTGGCATTAGTGTCGCTTATTTAAAAATAGGTATATTAATGGATTTAATTCGGGAAGCTAAGTATAATTTTGACTCACAAGTGGTTCGGCCAATAAATCGTTTACAATCATTATATCAGGTTGATTTGTTAATCATTGATGATTTGGGTACTGAAGTGGTCAGTGATTTTGTCCGTGAACAATTATTTTATTTAATTGATGAACGGCTTAATTTTCATTTGCCTTGGATTATTAGTACTAATTTATCACTTAACGAGATTGGCACCCTTTATGAGGATCGTTTAAGTGATCGTATCTTGGGTACTTCCACGGTTTTAAAATTTACTGGTGCAAGTATTCGACAGCAATTAAAGGTATTAAGGGGTTGAAGTATTGAAAAGGTTATCCCTAATTTTTCTTTGTTTAATTTTATTTACGGCCTGTGGTCTGGAAAAAAGTACTCGGATTATTGAAAAGGAAAACAGTTTTCGACCGCAAATAAAAGAACATTTAGAGATTTTGTCTAGTGAGAAGTTTGCTGGTAGGGAAGCCGAGACTGGTGGGGAAGCTATAGCTGCCTTTTATATTGCTCAGTTTTTGCAGGAACAGGGTTTAACTCCGTGTGGAGATGCTGCAACCTATTTTCAAACTTTCACAATTAATGGATATCGTCCCTTTAGGCAAAATGGACGTATGATTTTTAAAAGTGATCCTTCACTATCTTCGCAAAAAAGTGCCAATGTTTTGGGCCTTAGGGAAGGGGAAAGTAAAGACATAATTATTATTAGTGCTCACTATGATCATTTGGGTATTATTGATGGACAGCTTTATCCTGGTGCTAATGATAATGCTTCTGGAGTAAGTGTGGTTTTGGAAATTATTAATGGTTTGGGAAAACGAAAAACGGCTTATACTATGCTCTTTGCTTTTTGGGGGGCTGAGGAAAAGGGGCTTTTGGGTTCTCAATATTTTTGTGAGCATTTGCCTTTTGAGCGGGAAAGAATTAAAGGTGTAATTAATTTAGATTCGGTAGGTAATTTAAAAAAGCAGCAGCTTTTAGGCTGGTTAGGTGAGGAAAACGAAATAACTAATAAAATTATTGCCGGTTTGGAAAATGAGGGTTGGACAATTACTTGGGAAAAAAATCGGAAACATAATAGTGATCATTTTTCTTTTGCTCAAAAAGGTATTCCCGGGTTTACCCTACTTTCCCCAACTTGGTTGGTTAAAAACCACACATCTGCAGATGAAATTCAACAGATAAAAATTAAACCCCTGGAAAATTTAGTACTAGCTTTGCTTAATATTTTACCGTAAATCGTATATAGTTAATTAGGAAATAATAAATGGGGTAAAAGCTGTGTTAAATCAAGACTGGTATCTCTTTTTTTTATCTATGCTTCCCTTTACGGAATTGCGGGCTTCAATTCCTTTGGGAATCGCTTTGGAAATTTATCCTTGGCGCGTATTCTGGATAGCGGTGGTCGGTAATCTAGTTCCCGTTTTGCCTATTTTATGCTTTTTAAGACCACTAGAAAAATTCATAAATCGGCTGCCTTATCTTGGTAATTGTTTACAGGCTTTTTTGGCTAGTATTCGACACAGGGGAGAGAAAATAAGTAAATATGGTTTAATTGGCCTTTTATTATTTGTTCTTATCCCTTTACCAGGTACTGGTGTTTGGACAGGTACACTTTTAGCTTGGTTGTTCGGTTTTCCTTATTTTGCTTCTTTTTTAATGATTAGCTTAGGTGTGCTGGGGGCTGGTCTTTTGGTTACCTTGGCTAGTTTAGGTGTTTGGCAAGCAGTACGGGTTTATGGCCCAGAAATCTTTTTTATATTTTGTTTGGTGTTTTTAGCCTGGTTTATCTTTTGGTTATATTTACGTCGAAGTACTTAAATAACTGCAGGTCTGCTAACAGGTTATTAAGGGGAACTTAAGGTAAGTTCCCTTTAATTTTTGAGTCCGGTTGTCTGAATATTATGCCTATATTAATTATTTTCTCTAAAAGCAGGAAATATTAATTTGAAGTAGAATATAGTGGTGAGTAATGGAGTAAAAGGGTATAATGTGGAGTGAAGTGGAGTGAGTTTTTCCCTTTATGGAAAGAGGGGGAGGTG
The Clostridia bacterium genome window above contains:
- a CDS encoding DnaD domain protein — protein: MEKGQVALPLTLLDKRQELNLAPEDLGYLLLALAACKENISVEELAQNPWIKWSLAHGWACWEGKRISFAPLWRNLYLLWEKEEKAKTSHVVCEQFEYGKIIKWLDQVRGSLSVTLKEKQILQEFNLKYGWSTDFILIFLQLCFTRGQNIPRKYQPIAKKVYLQGIQTIDELAAFMSNLDWIYYQVSEVKKCVGQYGGVTTPQREMYLKWTNQWKFSHQVIMRAAEETVRTNNPSFRYIDGILKDWYQKQVTNVSEAEKALREHDRQKPQKVVRTTGRKRISRVDQRDWEKILGIE
- a CDS encoding small multi-drug export protein, whose amino-acid sequence is MLNQDWYLFFLSMLPFTELRASIPLGIALEIYPWRVFWIAVVGNLVPVLPILCFLRPLEKFINRLPYLGNCLQAFLASIRHRGEKISKYGLIGLLLFVLIPLPGTGVWTGTLLAWLFGFPYFASFLMISLGVLGAGLLVTLASLGVWQAVRVYGPEIFFIFCLVFLAWFIFWLYLRRST
- a CDS encoding ATP-binding protein, which encodes MSIVDRALRRRKKIAEWEANLEELYKKYPRLGEIAHLLAQISLEVVYLQMGQGKMGLTLEELNKKRTALLNEKKALFEKYALPENIEAVKWDCPLCEDRGFLNVGEKCACLLAEESQQRWELSGLGPRQKKQTFNSFSLKWYEDKKRYRTILEECVSFAENICRGKAVDNLLLCGNIGTGKTHLCSAIANYVLQAGISVAYLKIGILMDLIREAKYNFDSQVVRPINRLQSLYQVDLLIIDDLGTEVVSDFVREQLFYLIDERLNFHLPWIISTNLSLNEIGTLYEDRLSDRILGTSTVLKFTGASIRQQLKVLRG
- a CDS encoding M20/M25/M40 family metallo-hydrolase; amino-acid sequence: MKRLSLIFLCLILFTACGLEKSTRIIEKENSFRPQIKEHLEILSSEKFAGREAETGGEAIAAFYIAQFLQEQGLTPCGDAATYFQTFTINGYRPFRQNGRMIFKSDPSLSSQKSANVLGLREGESKDIIIISAHYDHLGIIDGQLYPGANDNASGVSVVLEIINGLGKRKTAYTMLFAFWGAEEKGLLGSQYFCEHLPFERERIKGVINLDSVGNLKKQQLLGWLGEENEITNKIIAGLENEGWTITWEKNRKHNSDHFSFAQKGIPGFTLLSPTWLVKNHTSADEIQQIKIKPLENLVLALLNILP